One window of Papaver somniferum cultivar HN1 chromosome 9, ASM357369v1, whole genome shotgun sequence genomic DNA carries:
- the LOC113312894 gene encoding uncharacterized protein LOC113312894: MTLRFNQLKEESLKLRLFPFSLKEKAKSWIYALRPQSIRTWDELTKEFFKKFFPNHKTATIRQDINSFVQLDSETLSKYLERFYDLLLQCPHHGLEQWRLSTILYEGLDFATRTMFEAMCNGEFTDKSAGESWAFLHEFSAKTQQWESVREPKKSTKMGSVHKIESVFEGNEKIASLATRVEALKLEKNIKSVVSTSCNLVEVSICDVCNSSDHLVESFPQMHAFQESRMEEANVLYQKHENNPYSQTYNPGWRNHPNLSWSKGLVQGGASGNAQGYSYPRNPEVQSYTQHPSEKKLSSIEESVGLLTQNILQIQKATDQHFTILELKMGQICDALNEREKVIDNNVSMPGKSESVSKSQLHKTSHDIPVVENDSEHLPRTEKSVDINVSVPSNVPIAPFPQRLEQQKKGSQYRDILELFKRVTSTFHFSKQSSRSLLTLSS; encoded by the exons ATGACTCTGAGATTCAATCAGTTGAAAGAAGAGTCCCTGAAATTGCgtctgtttcctttttctttgaaggaaaaagccaaatcttggatATATGCTTTGCGGCCTCAGTCAATTAGAACCTGGGATGAACTtacaaaagaatttttcaaaaagttcttcccaaatCATAAAACAGCCACCATTCGTCAGGATATAAATAGTTTTGTTCAACTAGATAGTGAGACATTGTCCAAGTATCTAGAGCGATTTTACGATTTGTTActccaatgtcctcaccatggtttagAACAGTGGAGACTATCAACAATTCTATATGAAGGGTTGGATTTTGCCACTCGAACCATGTTTGAAGCAATGTGCAATGGTGagttcacagataaaagtgccgGCGAGTCGTGGGCCTTTTTACATGAATTTTCCGCGAAAACTCAACAATGGGAGTCGGTTAGAGAACCTAAGAAGTCGACTAAAATGGGTAGTGTTCATAAGATAGAGTCTGTTTTTGAGGGTAATGAAAAAATCGCATCTCTAGCTACGAGAGTTGAGGCTTTAAAACTGGAGAAAAATATAAAATCAGTTGTATCTACTTCTTGTAACCTAGTTGAGGTTTCTATTTGTGATGTGTGTAATAGTTCAGACCATCTAGTCGAAAGTTTTCCACAAATGCATGCATTTCAGGAGTCTAGAATGGAAGAGGCCAATGTTTTGTATCAAAAGCACGAGAATAACCCCTATTCTCAGACATATAACCCAGGGTGGAGGAACCACCCTAACCTTTCATGGTCCAAGGGCCTTGTACAAGGGGGTGCATCAGGAAACGCACAAGGATACTCATATCCTAGAAACCCCGAGGTACAATCGTACACACAACACCCTTCTGAGAAAaaattgtctagcattgaagaAAGTGTCGGTCTGTTGACCCAAAATATTTTGCAAATTCAGAAGGCCACTGACCAACATTTTACTATTCTAGAACTTAAAATGGGTCAGATTTGTGATGCACTTAATGAAAGGGAAAAGG TAATTGATAACAATGTAAGCATGCCTGGAAAGAGTGAGTCTGTGTCTAAGTCACAATTGCATAAAACATCGCATGATATACCAGTTGTGGAAAATGACTCTGAGCATCTCCCTAGAACTGAAAAGTCTGTTGATATTAATGTTTCTGTGCCATCGAATGTACCTATAGCTCCTTTCCCTCAAAGGTTGGAACAACAAAAGAAGGGATCACAGTATCGCGATATATTGGAATTGTTCAAACGAGttacatcaacattccatttctcGAAGCAATCAAGTAGATCCCTGCTTACGTTAAGTTCCTGA